The Streptomyces sp. TLI_105 DNA segment GGGGGCGACGTCGGCCAGGGCGTACTGGAGGACGGCGGCCATGCCCGTCTCGGAGAGGCCCTTGCCGCGGTGTTCGGGGGCGACCCAGACGCCCTGGATCTGGCAGGCGTGGCGGGTGGCGGCGCCGATCTCGGCCTTGAAGACGACCTTGCCGTCCTCGATGCGGGCGAAGGAACGGCCGGAGCCGACCAGTTCGGCGACGCGGGCCTGGTAGAGCAGTCCGCCGTCGTTGGCGAGCGGGGAGATGCCGACCTCCTCGGTGAACATGGCCACGCAGGCGGGCATGATCACCTCCATCTCGTCCTTGCGGACGCGGCGGACCAGCGGATCGGGCACGACCGTGGCGGAGGGCTCCTCGGCGATCATCAGCGGCTGGCGGGCCCTGACGTCCCTGGCGGGGCCCCAGCTGGGCTCCAGGAGCCGCCACAGTTCGCCGGCGGCCTCGGCGGGGCCGACGATCGAGGAGCAGCGGCGGCCGATCCTGCGGGCCCGGTCGGCGAAGGCGCGGACGGCCTGGGGGGTGGCGCAGATGGGGACCAGGTTGGCGCCGGAGTAGCAGAGCGAGCGCAGTCTGCCCTCGGTGTACCAGCCCCACATCTCGCCGCCGAGGCGCCAGGGATCGAGCCCGGCGACCTGGACGCGGGCGGTCACGAAGGCGTTCTCGACGGGGGCGCTCTCCAGGACGGCGAGGGCGGCGCCGAGGTCGGCGGGTTCGAGGACCCGAGTGGTGGTCTCTGTCAGCACGAGGGGGCCTCACGGGACGGATCTGCTGGTCTCCGCACTGTACCCCCGTGCCCCTTTTTTGGGCTCGGTTCACCTTCGGGGCACTGGAGCCGGGCTCACCGGCTCACAGGGCCGACCGTGCCCGTCTCCCTCGTACCTCGGGAGGCTCCGTGCGTTCGGCCCTGTTCCCCCGCGTGCCCCTCCGGCTCACTCGGCGGTCCTGGAGGCGGCCGCCTCCGCAAGCGCGAAGCCCCTCCACCGGGTGGGGTGGAGGGGCTTCGCGTGGGTGCCGGGAAGGGGGCCGAGGGTCAGCCGGCGATGGCGACCGTCGGCTCGCCGCTGGCGATGCCGTCCTTCTCCATCTGCTCGGCGATCTTGAGGGCCTCTTCGATGAGGGTCTCGACGATCTTCGACTCGGGGACGGTCTTGATGACCTCGCCCTTGACGAAGATCTGGCCCTTGCCGTTGCCGGAGGCGACGCCGAGGTCGGCCTCGCGGGCCTCGCCGGGGCCGTTGACGACGCAGCCCATGACGGCGACGCGCAGCGGGACGGTCATGCCGTCGAGGCCGGCGGTGACCTCCTCGGCGAGCTTGTAGACGTCGACCTGGGCGCGGCCGCAGGACGGGCAGGAGACGATCTCCAGGCGGCGCTGGCGCAGGTTGAGCGACTCCAGGATCTGGATGCCGACCTTGATCTCCTCGGCCGGCGGCGCGGAGAGCGAGACGCGGATGGTGTCGCCGATGCCCTGGGAGAGCAGGGCGCCGAAGGCGACGGCCGACTTGATGGTGCCCTGGAAGGCCGGGCCCGCCTCGGTGACGCCGAGGTGCAGCGGGTAGTCGCACTGGGCGGCGAGCTGGCGGTAGGCCTCGACCATGACGACCGGGTCGTTGTGCTTGACCGAGATCTTGATGTCGCGGAAGTCGTGCTCCTCGAAGAGGGAGGCCTCCCAGAGGGCGGACTCGACGAGCGCCTCGGGGGTGGCCTTGCCGTACTTCTTCAGGAGGCGGGCGTCGAGCGAGCCGGCGTTGACGCCGATGCGGATCGGGGTGCCCGCGTCGTTCGCCGCCTTGGCGATCTCCTTGACCTTGTCGTCGAACTGCTTGATGTTGCCCGGGTTGACGCGGACGGCGGCGCAGCCCGCGTCGATCGCGGCGAAGACGTACTTCGGCTGGAAGTGGATGTCGGCGATGACCGGGATGGAGGACTTCCGGGCGATCGTGGCGAGCGCGTCGGCGTCGTCCTGGGTGGGGCAGGCCACGCGGACGATCTGGCAGCCGGAGGCGGTCAGCTCGGCGATCTGCTGGAGCGTGGCGCCGATGTCGGAGGTGCGGGTCGTCGTCATCGACTGGACGGAGACGGGCGCGTCACCGCCGACGGCCACGCTGCCGACCTGGATCTGGCGGCTCTTGCGCCGCTCGGCGAGCCGGGTCGGAACGGTCGGGATACCGAGAGAAATCGCGGTCATCTGAAGTGCAACCTCAAGGTTGTGCGTCGGCGGGCTCAGGGTTCCGAGGTTACCGCCCCGGGGGCGGGGGGCCGGACACCACCGGGTGCGGCCCCCCTGGGTGCTACGTCAGTTTCACCGGATTGACGATGTCGGCGGCGAGGACGAGCAGCGTGAAGCAGACGAAGACGCCGGCCACCACGTAGGCGGCGGGCATCAGCTTGGCCACGTCGAACGGGCCGGGGTCGGGGCGCTTGAAGATCCGGGCCGCGTGACGGCGGACGGACTCCCACAGGGCGCCCGCGATGTGACCGCCGTCGAGCGGCAGCAGCGGGAGCATGTTGAACAGGAACAGCGAGACGTTGAAGTACACGAGCAGGTTCATGAACATGACGAGGATCGTCGTCGGCGGGGCCTCGACGGTCATCAGCTCGCCGGTGATGCGGGCCGCGCCGAGGACACCGACGGGCGAGTCCTCGGCGCGCTTGCCGTCCCCGAAGGTGGCGTCCCAGAGGCCGGGGATCTTGCCCGGGAGGGCGATGACCGAGTGGACGCCGTTCTCCAGGAGGTCGGTCATCCGCTCGGTGGTCTCGCCGAAGCTGAGCGGCGCGACCACCGACTTCGGCTGGAAGCCGAGGTAGCCGGCCTTGACGTACTGGACGGGCCGGACGACGTTGCCGTGGGAGTCCTTCTTCTCGACCTCGTTGGTGACCAGGGTCGGGTGGAGGTCGATCCGCTGCCCGTCCCGCTCGACGGTGAGGGTGGCCGGGCCGATGGTGGCGGCGCGGATGCTGTCGGAGAGGGCGTCCCAGTCGTTCACCGCCTTCCCGTTCAGGGCGAGGATCTTGTCCCCGTCCTTGAGGCCGGCCGCGAACGCCGGGGAGACGGGGTCCCCCGCCGCGCACTTCTGGCGCTTCTCGCTGAGCTTGAGGACGCACTTCTGGACGCCCGCGACCTCGGTCGTCGGCCCCTGGACGCCCAGCGTCATCATCGAGCCGAAGAACAGCACCGCCGCCAGGACCAGGTTCATGAAAGGTCCGGCGAACATCACGATCACGCGCTTCCACGGCTTGCGCGTGTAGAACAGCCGGGTCTCGTCGCCCGGCTGGATCTCCTCGTACGAGGCCTCGCGGGCGTCCTCGATCATGGAGCGCCAGGGCGAGGTGGAGCGGGCCTCGATCCTGCCGTCCGCGCCCGGCGGGAACATGCCGATCATGCGGATGTAGCCGCCCGCCGGGATGGCCTTGATGCCGTACTCGGTCTCGCCGCGCTTCCTCGACCAGATCGTGGGGCCGAAGCCGACCATGTACTGCGGCACGCGGATGCCGAAGAGCTTGGCCGTGGAGAGGTGGCCGAGCTCGTGCCACGCGATGGAGACGAGGAGGCCGAGGGCGAACAGCACGATGCCCAGGGCGTACAGGAGCATTTCGGTCATGCGCGGGCCTCCGCTGTTGCCTTCGCTGCGAGTTCTCGGGCCCGGGCCCGTGCCCAGGTCTCCGCTTCGAGGACGTCCGACACGGTCAGCGAGGTTCCCCGGGCGGGGGTGCCGTGCTCCGTGACGACCGCAGTGACCGTATCCATGATGCCGTTGAACGGCAGCCGTCCGGCGAGAAACGCCTCGACGCACTCCTCGTTCGCGGCGTTGAAGACGGCGGGGGCGGTGCCGCCCAGCTCGCCCACGTGCCGGGCCAGGCCGACGGACGGGAAGGCCTCGGTGTCGAGCGGGAAGAACTCCCAGGTGGAGGCCTTGGTCCAGTCGAAGGCGGGGGCCGCGTCCGGGACCCGCTCGGGCCAGCCGATGCCGATGGCGATCGGGCCGCGCATGTCCGGCGGGGTGGCCTGGGCGAGCGTGGAGCCGTCCGTGAACTCGACCATGGAGTGGACGTACGACTGCGGGTGGACGACGACCTCGATGCGGTCGAAGGGGATGTCGTAGAGCAGGTGGGCCTCGATGACCTCCAGGCCCTTGTTCACCAGGGTCGCGCTGTTGACCGTGATCACCGGACCCATGGCCCAGGTCGGGTGGGCCAGCGCGTCCTCCCGGGTCACATGGGCCAGCTGCTCGCGCGTACGGCCGCGGAAGGGGCCGCCGGAGGCCGTGACGACCAGCTTGCGGACGTCGGCGCGGGTGCCGGCGGCGAGCGCCTGGAAGAGGGCCGCGTGCTCGGAGTCGACCGGGATGATCTGGCCCGGCTTGGCGAGCGCCTTCACCAGGGGGCCGCCGACGATCAGCGACTCCTTGTTGGCGAGGGCGAGGGTGCGGCCCGCTTCGAGGGCGGCGAGGGTCGGCGCGAGGCCGATGGAGCCGGTGATGCCGTTGAGGACGGTGTGGCACGGCGACGCGGCCAGCCGGGTCGCCGCGTCCGGGCCCGCCAGGAGCTCGGGCAGGGGCTCGGAGCCGTACAGCGCCTTCAGCGCCTCCCGCAGCTCGGGCAGCGCCTCCTCACGGGCCACGGCGACCGCGGCGACCCGGAGCCGGTGCGCCTGCTCGGCGAGCAGCCCGATCCGGCCGCCGGAGGCGGCCAGGGCGGTGACCCGGAAACGGTCGGGGTTGCGCAGCACCAGATCGATGGCCTGCGTGCCGATGGACCCGGTCGAGCCGAGGACGACGATGTCCCGGCGTCCTTCGGAGACGTCGAAGGCGATGTGCGGGTCGGCAAGAGGAGAGGGGCGGTCGCTCATGCCCCCATTCTTGCCGCAAAGACCGTGCGGCCTTCACGGGGTGCGTACGAATGCCTCGAAGGCCCGGTGGAAGTCGGGGAAGGTCTTCTTCACGCAGCCGGGGTCGTCGAAGGTGATCCCGGGGGTGCGCAGCGCGGTGACCGCGAAGGACATGACGATCCGGTGGTCGCCGTGGGTGGCGATCTCGACGGGCCCGGCGGGGGTCCCTGGCTGGATCTCGATCCAGTCGGGGCCGGTGGTGACGGTGACGCCGAGGCGGCGGAGGTTCTCGGCGCAGGCGTCGAGCCGGTCGCACTCCTTGACCCGGGTGTTGGCGACGTCCTCGATGCGGACGGGCCCGTCGGCGAACGGCGCGATCGCGGCGAGGGTCGGCATCGTGTCCGAGATGTCCCGCATGTTGACGGTGAGGCCGCGCAGGGCGCCGGTGGAGCGGACGGTGGTGGCGGTGTCGGTGACCTCGACGTCGGCGCCCATGCGGCGCAGCACGTCGACGAAGGCCAGATCACCCTGGAGGGCGCCGGTCCCGAGACCGGGGACGGTGACGGAACGGCCCGGCTGGAGGGCGGCCGCGGCGAAGAAGTAGCTGGCGGTGGAGGCGTCGGGCTCGATGCCGTACGTCCGCGCGCGGTAGCCGGTGGGGGCGACCCGGTAGGTGCGGCCTTCCTGCCGGACCTCGGCCCCGAAGGCCCGCATCATCGCCAGGGTGATCTCGACGTACGGCTCCGAGACCAGGTCGGTGACGGTGATGTCGAGGCCCTCGGCCGTGAGCGGGCCCAGCATGAGCAGGGCGGTCAGGTACTGGGAGGACTGCCCGGCGTCGAGGGTGAGCGCGCCGCCCTTCACGCCGGCGGCGTGGACGCTGAGGGGGTGGTGGCCCTCCCTGTCGCCGTGCCGCAGATCGACACCCAGGGTGCGCAACGCGGTCGTCAGGGGGGCGAGGGGTCGTCGTCGCATCTGCGCGGAGGCGTCGAAGCGGTACGTGCCGTGGCCCGCGGCCGCGAGGGTCGGCAGGAAGCGGGCGGTCGTGGCGCCGTCCCGGCAGTACACGTCGGCCTCTCCCGCGCCCGGCCCGGCGGGACGGCCCTCGATGTGCCAGGCGTCCGGCTCGCGGCGGACGCCGTAGCCGAGGGCGGCGAGGCCCTCGGC contains these protein-coding regions:
- a CDS encoding GNAT family N-acetyltransferase codes for the protein MLTETTTRVLEPADLGAALAVLESAPVENAFVTARVQVAGLDPWRLGGEMWGWYTEGRLRSLCYSGANLVPICATPQAVRAFADRARRIGRRCSSIVGPAEAAGELWRLLEPSWGPARDVRARQPLMIAEEPSATVVPDPLVRRVRKDEMEVIMPACVAMFTEEVGISPLANDGGLLYQARVAELVGSGRSFARIEDGKVVFKAEIGAATRHACQIQGVWVAPEHRGKGLSETGMAAVLQYALADVAPVASLYVNDYNTPARAAYRRVGFRETGAFMSVLF
- the ispG gene encoding flavodoxin-dependent (E)-4-hydroxy-3-methylbut-2-enyl-diphosphate synthase, whose translation is MTAISLGIPTVPTRLAERRKSRQIQVGSVAVGGDAPVSVQSMTTTRTSDIGATLQQIAELTASGCQIVRVACPTQDDADALATIARKSSIPVIADIHFQPKYVFAAIDAGCAAVRVNPGNIKQFDDKVKEIAKAANDAGTPIRIGVNAGSLDARLLKKYGKATPEALVESALWEASLFEEHDFRDIKISVKHNDPVVMVEAYRQLAAQCDYPLHLGVTEAGPAFQGTIKSAVAFGALLSQGIGDTIRVSLSAPPAEEIKVGIQILESLNLRQRRLEIVSCPSCGRAQVDVYKLAEEVTAGLDGMTVPLRVAVMGCVVNGPGEAREADLGVASGNGKGQIFVKGEVIKTVPESKIVETLIEEALKIAEQMEKDGIASGEPTVAIAG
- a CDS encoding RIP metalloprotease, with amino-acid sequence MTEMLLYALGIVLFALGLLVSIAWHELGHLSTAKLFGIRVPQYMVGFGPTIWSRKRGETEYGIKAIPAGGYIRMIGMFPPGADGRIEARSTSPWRSMIEDAREASYEEIQPGDETRLFYTRKPWKRVIVMFAGPFMNLVLAAVLFFGSMMTLGVQGPTTEVAGVQKCVLKLSEKRQKCAAGDPVSPAFAAGLKDGDKILALNGKAVNDWDALSDSIRAATIGPATLTVERDGQRIDLHPTLVTNEVEKKDSHGNVVRPVQYVKAGYLGFQPKSVVAPLSFGETTERMTDLLENGVHSVIALPGKIPGLWDATFGDGKRAEDSPVGVLGAARITGELMTVEAPPTTILVMFMNLLVYFNVSLFLFNMLPLLPLDGGHIAGALWESVRRHAARIFKRPDPGPFDVAKLMPAAYVVAGVFVCFTLLVLAADIVNPVKLT
- the dxr gene encoding 1-deoxy-D-xylulose-5-phosphate reductoisomerase; protein product: MSDRPSPLADPHIAFDVSEGRRDIVVLGSTGSIGTQAIDLVLRNPDRFRVTALAASGGRIGLLAEQAHRLRVAAVAVAREEALPELREALKALYGSEPLPELLAGPDAATRLAASPCHTVLNGITGSIGLAPTLAALEAGRTLALANKESLIVGGPLVKALAKPGQIIPVDSEHAALFQALAAGTRADVRKLVVTASGGPFRGRTREQLAHVTREDALAHPTWAMGPVITVNSATLVNKGLEVIEAHLLYDIPFDRIEVVVHPQSYVHSMVEFTDGSTLAQATPPDMRGPIAIGIGWPERVPDAAPAFDWTKASTWEFFPLDTEAFPSVGLARHVGELGGTAPAVFNAANEECVEAFLAGRLPFNGIMDTVTAVVTEHGTPARGTSLTVSDVLEAETWARARARELAAKATAEARA
- the aroA gene encoding 3-phosphoshikimate 1-carboxyvinyltransferase, yielding MTVIDIPGSKSVTARALFLAAAAEGTTTLLRPLVSDDTEGFAEGLAALGYGVRREPDAWHIEGRPAGPGAGEADVYCRDGATTARFLPTLAAAGHGTYRFDASAQMRRRPLAPLTTALRTLGVDLRHGDREGHHPLSVHAAGVKGGALTLDAGQSSQYLTALLMLGPLTAEGLDITVTDLVSEPYVEITLAMMRAFGAEVRQEGRTYRVAPTGYRARTYGIEPDASTASYFFAAAALQPGRSVTVPGLGTGALQGDLAFVDVLRRMGADVEVTDTATTVRSTGALRGLTVNMRDISDTMPTLAAIAPFADGPVRIEDVANTRVKECDRLDACAENLRRLGVTVTTGPDWIEIQPGTPAGPVEIATHGDHRIVMSFAVTALRTPGITFDDPGCVKKTFPDFHRAFEAFVRTP